Within Xiphophorus hellerii strain 12219 chromosome 10, Xiphophorus_hellerii-4.1, whole genome shotgun sequence, the genomic segment TAGCAGCAAGATGTAAACACTGGCCTTGTTTTATGGTGGGAACAGCTATTTTGTGGAGTTCGGAagtaaagctgtttttttattactgtttgtAGATTTGAGGTACCGAAAGCAGATTAACCACGTTGTAGTTTCGACTGAAATCTGCGTTTATCGTAAGCTAAGCTAGCCGAATGCTAGCGGTAGCTCACATTTATAGTAGGAAGATGAGATTCTCCAAATTAAATTCAGCAGAAATCAACTGGAATACTAACTCGGAAAATTAGAGTTTCCTCACAGACGCTAACAGCAAAATGGCGGCTGCGTGAATTGAAAAAGTAAGCAGTTTCTTACTGTATAAGTTACAGTTAGCAACCATTTTTTCCTCCGCTGTTGCTATGTAACTTATCAATTCCCTTGTAGTACATGGTATTGTACAATTTTTGTTAATCAAAATCCTTGCTACAATGTTTGAAAGCATAAAATGCAGGTAAACACATTGTTATTGCCCCTCTGTGTTTGCAGTGGGAAGTTATTTCACATTATGACTTCTGAGACAAATCAAACGTCGCTTTCTTGTTTGATGAACAACAATATTCTTGGCAAAACGACAAAGCAAATTCCCGCGAAAACTGAAGACAACTTACATATTGCTTTcaaaaaatcttaaatcttCTGAGTTGAGCAGCGAATTTATCTCAACGATTAATTCTGCCAGCCTCCTGCCTGGGAACAGTGACTCGCCAGTGGAAGTCCTGAAAGTCACACAGAGAAACTCTTGACGTAGAGTCGGACCTCGTGGTTTGCTAAACCCGTGTTGGACCTCACCTCTCCATGGCTTCCATCTCCACTGAAGACACTCCCAGCATCTCTGTTACGTTTCTGTGAGCCTCAGTGCTGAATTCTCCATGGTTAAGTGTCTGTAGACAGGATGCTAGGGAGGGGAGAGCCACGGGAAGCAGCTCACACAGTACAGACAGGTGGTCGTACCTGTTGGTGGGAGAAAGGGAAATACTGAATTAGAAAATCGAGAACTgagaatttttttctcattttgtcaacTCCCAACCACAAGgacatattttattggaattttatgtcaGACCAATGCAATAAGACACATCAAATAATTTGCTTGTCTCTTGGCAAAACGTGAGTAAGGAGGTGTAGATATTTTTCCGAACCACTTCCTCTGATTCTTACCGCTGCCAGCCTGTGATGGCGATGCCCCTCATGTTAATGGCAGCAGACAGAGAAGCAGCCACCTTTAACCACTGCAGATGATTATCCACATGTCTTTGGGTGCAGGTCACACAGGTGTGAACAGAAGTGGAGCCTTTGAAGGAGCTGGCTGCCCACAGATCGGACATACCAGCGCCATGGTACTTCTCCAGCAAAGACACTGAAAACACAGTCAGGAATGTTTGATTCGAGGCGTCAATGGAGTTCAGTTGACCTTAATaatctaaattaaaactaaattgaaaatgttttcattcatttgcaATGTTTTCGTACCAGATAGTTCTGTAGACCCGGTTCGATTACGAGCCAAACTGGCAACATTAGTTACGTTTTCTTACTTTCACAGATTGGGGGCACAGGTTTTtcaaacaacatgaaaacctctgaagaagacactgacctcaacttccttcttcatgaaatttaaacaaaaatcaagtagcatcagattttagcggttgtaggatttcgcttttgtctttggtaaaagacaacTGGCTATTTCCCCTGCTAGCATTAGATTCGCacaattgttttctttgtatttacccagaatggtCTGCGctttagtccacttcctgtgttAGCCATCCGATTCACattcatatatacagtacatccGAACatcaccagagttcacttctaCTGAACCAAGACGTAGGTTTGGTTCAGCTGATTGTGtgttcacacctccacaaacaaATTGGACTTTCAAGACAACTGTtagattaaagcggactaaacagggctggtgttaATGCATTCTCTGTTATCAGTTCTAACTTGGTGGTGGAGATTTTTTCATTGCTCCAATTAGAGAATTTGAAAGATAGAAGTTTAAGGAACACCAAACTCATGATTCTGAGGAGTGTCAGGAGAAGTGTCTTACCAGTTTTATCCACGTCCAGGTTTGGGGTGTAGTCCCATAACATAGGCTGAACTAGACCTACTAATCCACTTGCTGTCATGGGGGAATCAAATCAAGAAGGGTTTAAATGAAGACATGTCCAATCACGtggactgaagagaaaaatacaGCCAACAGCATTTGAGATGTTGGTGATTGGCTGAGTTGGACGGAGCGTTTCCTCCTCACCTTTCAACGTGTCGTGGCTCATGTCTCTCATCATGTCATCCCACATTATGATATTCATGTCAGGCCAGGCCTCTTTAATAGCCTTGGCAATTTTGGTCACATGACGGAGGAAAAGATGTTCCACTGAGCGACCGGTTGAAGCCAGCCAAAGCTTGGAGTCCTCCCCTTCTCCAAGAGTGTAAACCTTAAAGTATTTAAAACGGGAACACGTATGAGACAAAGACAGAGAGCTTAAAGCCTCCAACCATAGGAAGACTCCTACCTCATCTGCCCCTATGTGGACTGTTCTTAGATGTGGATGCAGCTCAACCACCTGCCTCAGCATCTCCATCACCAGCTTGACTCCTTCCTCTTTGTGGGGATTAAGGGTGCCAACGCAGTGAGGGACCTCTCTAAGGGGCCACAGGGGCCTGTGCTTCAGCACAAACTACGCCAAGGGGGAGATTAAAAGCTTAAACAACTTCAGAATATACAATGTAAAGAGACAATTTGAAGGGTTTGCCACACCTCCATATGTCCAAAAGTCTGCACTAGCGGGATCACCTCCATGCCTCTTGCTTTGGCAGATTCCTGAATGGACAGCACCTGCTCTCGGCTAAAAACACGACACGACATCGGTGAAGTGATGAAGGTATGAAATACTGGCTAGCAAACCACGATTAAAGAATTTACTTACGCTgttccatattttgtcatgctacagcaataagcttttttttaattgactaaTAAAAACCCTAAAGTAAGAGCAGAactgtgaggtggaaggaaacattttcagtgctATTTATCAGTAAGATACCAATGTGAATTTCATTATTCAGGCCagttttctgacaaaaaaacccTTACCCTACTCTGTATTTGTCTTGTCTAAATCGTataataactttaataaaatcactaaaatctgatttgtaacatgacaaaacacaaaaaacttttaacttttgcaATATATCATGAAGTTACATGAAATTGGCTGCCTGTTATTAGGGCCGCGACTAACgattaatttagtaatcaattaatttagcGATTATTCTGATTATTAGTCAATTAATCGGATTGAAAAATTAGCACATTGcatggaaaaaatttaaataaagaattaaaattcgttttaaataagaaagtaaacatttcatTGTCTGTTCCAATTCCTTTAGGGGATTTGAACAGGGTGAAGCTGAAACTATTCCACTTGATGAAATGTGGCTAACACATTTGCAGacaaaagtgtttctatttttattgcaaaatgtttatacatATTTAGTGAGGTTctggtttaattactgctctgagtggttttctttgagtctgtatactccagtaaacgattaattgattactaaatgaGTTGACGATTATTCCAGCAACCCTACTCATCGCGATTAATCCGATGAATCGTTTCGGCAATGATTACTATATGAAATTATAAggcagatataaaaaaaagctgtgtGGATCCAGTGACACCCTGATCTGCACCTGTAAGCGGGCTGCGCTGTGGCTtgcaggagctgcagctctcCCTCGTAGGGGAACATGTCCTCATACTCCACCAGCAGGCCGTCCACTCCCAGCCGAGAGAAGAGCTCGATCAGCTGAGGAGGTGCAGCACAGTGAGCAGGAACGACtgagcaggtgtgtgaatgccAGAAGAACGAGAAGGCTCACCCTGTGAAGGTATTCAACCCGTGGTGGGGCGCCTTTCAAATCCAAGTGGACCAGTTTCTTTCCTTTGGGCCACGGTGGATTCATTCCGCCTGCAGAAAAATGTGTCCAGGCATTCTTAACGAGTGTCTTGCATGTTGATTATGTGTGAAAATTTAACTTGTAATAAACGCGCAACAATATGTTTGTGAACACACTTTTTGTACTGGATACGTGTTATTTTGCCCTTTTACCATTTTGTACATCGGCTGTTTGGGTAATACCTTACCAGCTcctttaaatgtgaaatatagCTAATACAGTCAGTGATGGAAGTATTTTTCAGTATGGAAGTGTGGTTTTATGACTCAAGAAACTGTTCCGTACAGGGTTCAGCACCGGAACAGAGTGAAATACAGTACTATTTGAACATAACATACAATTTATGTTAGACATGAGACGTGAGCTTTTTTATGATTGTTTATGGTCCacagttaatgaaaaataatgaccTACAAAGAAAACTGACAAATAATAGTTTATGCGCATGGTGAGAAATTGTTAGTTAATGAGAACAAAGCGGAAGAAACAATAAGAGAAACAAGAAGGTAAAAAATGGGACCCGACCCAAAGCCGTAAACGACGCAAGAAACAGTTCGTGTTTTTGACGCTACTGGGCTTCCGTATTGGACTTTATACCCGCTCtgacaaagtatttttaaaataattttctacaaTATGCTCATAGTCCACCGTACGGAAATCTGTCACGTGACTACAATAAATAACATCTGTAGCAGGAGATCGCTTATAGAGTCCTTATATTTTATAACAATTTGGGGTCAGattgttaaataaatggaaatgatgtttagaaaaaaaattagttcAATCAAATGGTATCATACAAAAGCCTGGGtcattttctgtgtatttatatCCATAATTAATGACAATGtgtaagtatatatatatatatatttacacacacacacacacacacacacatatatatatatatatatatatatatatatatatatatatatatatatatatatatatgtgaaaTTCATTGGTAATAAAGAATTTCTTCAGGAAAAGAATATAGAAGCATACGGGTTAGACCCAAATGGAGACATACATCTTCGAAGACCTAGAATTAACCAATCGACCCAGAGCCCCTCAAAGGTCCGCTTCCTTTTCTATTTCCGGTCAGTATAACCTACCTTGTCAAGTAGCACCTATATGTCTAAGAGGCTTGCCAGCCAGTTTAAGAAAAACTCTCTGATAAAATGCGAGCTCCGTGCAAGGCGTTTAAGATTGGAGCGTGTGTGGTTCAAAGAGTTAAATTGGTCAAGAAAGGAGCTCTCAGCTTAAAAATCAAACCTCTGTTTGCTTCCTCTAGCTGCAGCGGAACTACTCTGCACGTGGACCAATGACAGCAAGGCTTTCTCTGCTAGGAGAGCCAATGGGGTGGGCCGACACAAGCGCTAGCAGGAAGTTGGGGAGCTTCCGGCTGGCGTACGAGCTGTTGGCGGGGTGTGCGGGATGTTTGCGGTGTGCAAACAGCTGTTGGTTGAAAGCTAGCTGAGGTGACATGGCTCTGCTACGACTGAGGAACACAAAGGGCCCGAATGCAGCagagatagaaagaaaaattaaaaggtaAGCTAATGAAACAAAGCTAATTTCCACCATTAAAGGAGGCTGGAGACGCTGAATGGAAGCGAAAATTCCAGCTTCGGCCAGCAAAACAAGTTAAAGCTCGACCTGATTAATTATGGTCTAAATGgtacaaaaacacatcaatttcgagttttttccccccctttttttaattaaacggTGTTACAGAAGCTCTTATTAAGTATAATCTTATATCGGTTTGTCAAATATACATTGCAacgtcacaaccacaaactcgGATGCCtgttattaggattttatgccACACATCAACTCAAAAATTGTACAAAACTGTGAAGTGTTGCATGTTTCTTTTAACACTCTTTACAAATACAAAGCTTAAAAAGTGCTGGGTGGTGTTCCTCCCTCTTTTCTTTGACACCCCTAAATACAGTCCAGTTCAACTCACTGCCTCCAGAGTTCATTTTTTCAACACGGACACctaataaattaaagaaattcaattacattgtgtgtgtgtgtatgttatGTTGTGCTTATTGTCACTCACCTTTGTCCTGACCAGGGGAAATGCCCTGAGGCAGGGGTCTTCGTGGCGGGGCTCCCGGGGGCTCCTGGCCTTGCTGCTGGTTGCTCTGTGTGCTAGTACAGTTGCCGCCTGGCTCTACCTGGCTTCCTTGGACGGTGACATCACAGAAACTCTGGCCAGTCGGAGGGAAATGATCTTGCCTCAGCCCAGGGTCTACAGCGTCCAATGCTCAGAGGACTACGAGAACTACAAGCGCTACCCAGGTGACGCTCTGGGCTCTACTGAAACCTCCCTCCCCCATCTAATTTCTTAGTTAAGAACGAAAAGCAGCATTACTGATCCTTCTCCAATAATGCGACATGCTGACTATTACAGCTAATAGTACTTGGAACATATTCAGTCATGTCAAAAACTTGGGATTCCACATTAAATATTATCTCCCTTGTTAATAAATAGTCACATCTGGATTTCTTTTTGACTCTGAAGAACTTCAAAGTCTTATATTTTGTAGTATATGGTAATTTACATTGGAAACTGGAAAACCTGTTCTCTGTTGTGTCCAAGAACCTTCTCGCAGAAGTTCAGGCTACGTATTGACAAAGAATCCTAATActagtcaagtcaagtttatttagtGTCTTGTTGACACTTTCAGCTGCCAACAAGACAGTTGAAAGTGATttccatcataaaaacatcataaagtgaataacatcacattttgtcaaatgctatcatcaaaatcatcaagcaaatattcATCAGATATGTTGATCAGTGTTTCATTTGCTACTAATCAAAGCCacctctaaacaggtgggtttttagtccagatttgaaggagctcagtgttttggctgttttgtagaagctgaatgctgcttggttctggttctggtgatgcagagcagaccagaaccagaggagcttaatggttctggtctggttctggttgagTCAACAACAGCAGATGTGTGGTTCAAAGCCgatcagtgatttgtaaactaacagcagtattttaaagtctgttctctcaGCTACGGGGAGCCACTGTAAAACTGGGGTGATGTGATCTATTGCCAGTGTTCTGCAGCTGtctcattgattgattgattgattgattttttgttttttttggtagaCCTGTGAAGACCTGTTAGACACTGTTGATCAAcgcaactaaagataaatgcatggatgagtttctctagacaTTGCTGGGActtttaatcctggaaatgttctttagatgatagaaggccgactttgtaactgtctttatgtctCTTTAAAGGTTTATCCATCACTACAGTCCATAGTAGTTGATGGACTGTAGTCCATCAACTACTGTAGTTGTTGTTGAGTAGttgagtccatcactacacccagattttgGATTTTGGACATGATCATTAGTTTCTAACTGATAGCTGATAACTGAAGCTACTTGCTGACTCTAGATCAttcacttttgtttctgttaagcTGGGAGAACATTCTGGCACATCCACGCACCTTTGAGAATATGGGTCCTGGTCTTTGACTACATTCTTTGCGGCACACTGAAGTCAGACTTAAGTCTACTCTTTCCAACCTTGCACCTTGGAAAGAGTGCAAGGATTTGTCCTTGCACTCTTCCCATGAAGTGTGCAGCTTCTTTCTTATTACACATTCTTTATCGTCTCCACAGTTTCAAGGACCTGCTGTATGTCCCATGAAGACATTTTAGGGTCTTTGAAGACAGTTTGCTTTTAGTGGGGAACCTGCTTTCTAAGCTTTACCTGAGCATGTTAGCAGTTGCTTAAACTGTTCTCCACTTTACTATTTTCTGAGCTGTACAATGACCGGTTGCCAATTCAAGTGTGGCATCTTTAAATCCCTTACCAGACTCACAGGCTGCTGCCCTGTGTCAGTTCCACTCATGACACAATTATTGCCATTCTCACTCCAGCTGTCGTCAGCATGTTGAATTAAATATCCTAGATGAACGTCCtaaaaaatgctgaataaaaacattctaaTTCTGTGTACCGGATCTGATGCAGCTTTGTGGGATAGTCTGTCAACAGTATTTATTGATAGGTTAGTAGACTAGATCAATGTTTCAACTAAAATCCAAAACAAGTAGGAAAACTGACCATGACAGCATGATGACAAGACGTATCGAAAGACAACTTGAATGATTTCTCAGTATCATCTGACTTCATATTAACTAATAACTTTGGCTTGATGAGGGTGGCGACTTTGTAAATTTGTTGCCTCAACTGAATTTGTCCTTCTTGTAAGCAATAAAAAAGTATTGGAGTTATTTTTCATCCTGTTGACCAGCAGGATAGCCAAACCAAACTCTTCTCTAGCATCTAGTTAAAGGGACTTTAATACATGTATATACATAACCCCTAACATAATGTCagatttcagttgtttttttccatataaTTTTTGatccaccaggtggcgctgcagACTAAGTGTGTTTCTAGACATGATGTCACTGAGAAGTCAAGAGTGTTTGATCAGTAGTTTCCCTAAGTGATCCGCAGCAATGTTTGGAGCTATTCAGTTATGGATATACGGGTAATTTGCCACAAGACTTCATTTCAGTCCCGCctcaaaacaggaagttgcttAAACTTCTGCAACAAGTTTAAGCAAAActcagcttttatttagaacaaaaactctttttcatgcactaaatgtttttttgtgtgtgtgtgtgtgtgtgttgattttGCTGCTGAGTTGTGAAACGCTGCCTCATGTTTCCCTGTTGTCAGGTTGCACCCCTCAGAAGTGTGGCCGAGCCGTCACGGACGGCGTGGTGACGAGCGAAGAGGCTCAGGCCCTGCGGAGGTGAACCCCGAACACGCCTCGGCTCCTTTCCACGTGACTGTGTCGGTTTCTGAACGCTTTCTTTGCTTCTCGCTCGCAGGCTGGCTGAGAGGGGGCTGGCGCTGGCCGGGTCCGAGGGAGGGGTAAATATTTCACACACCCAGATTTTAATTCCTCGCAAATTAAAATCCTTGTTCACCTGcagtataaatacaaaaaaaaaaagtagtaatgaaaatgtttctgtcctTCAGTTTGCTGTAAGATGATGCTCTTTGTTAGACCGTAAACGATTAATTGTAGCTAATCGTGATTAGtctattattgaaataacatccactaatttaatgtttgattgtataaatcataattaattgtgattaatgaattattgaaataatcgccaactaatttagtaaccgaTTAATAGTTCGCTGGAGTATGCAGACTCAAAAATGGccattttcaataaattgattattgaaataatgttcaacaaatttattgtgattaatcataattaatcatAGTTAACTGCACCGATCTTCATTAactgtgattaatcgattattgaaataatcaactaatttagtaaccgaTTAATCATTAAGTattcagactcaaaaaaggaAGTTTGCTGAATAAAACGACGCATGCGGAGCAAtatttaagccaaaactgtacaataaatatatacactctacatttttagataaaaaagaacacctttgtctgtaaataggTTTTAGGCAAGAATCCTCAGTGAATCCtcagatttactaaaggaatgctatgttgtcgcattttaggcaatatgttttttttcttaattaaaaagagaattgtattatttgtttatttacaacTTTTCTACTtctggttaaatgaaaaatctgtacaataagacaaaaaatgCCTTATTGTACAGATTTTTCGCTACATATTTTTCGCTACAACAATCGATAgatgaatcaattattaaaCTAATTGTTAGTTAGTGCTGTGCTACTCGAGAACACGTTTTGATGGTCAAGATGGCAAACAAGGACAAGAAAATGTCATGAAACGACCCATCTTTTCATTTGCAGACGGCAGAAGCCGCATGTGACGGCTTCTCATCAAGGAAAGAGAGACTTATCCTCAAGAGGTGTCGCGCGCACCGTGTGCCGTTGCTAATTAACAGCTCCAAAGAACAAAGACGGAGAGCTTGTTAGTGTTGATGTGTGGGAGTGTCTTTGGCAAGGCGCCAGAAGGCAATTCGCTCCTTTCAGAAGACTTCgacagttttctttctttaattattaaagTGTGCGTACAGCATGCAGCGTGTGGCGAAAGCATTGATAGactttgaacttttcttttacattacaGCCACAGCCGTTAATTAgttgggggggttttttgtgcaTAAAATAGTACACAGGTTTGAATAGAAGAAAAATTTCtcaagtttaaagcagagttgggttcttactttttaaataagtatatataaaaaaacgtGACCCCCAAATGTTTTTAGCTTGATGACTTTGGACCTCATGGATAAAAGTTTGAACGTCACTGTCTTAATTAGTTCAGTAATTGAACTCGTGTGTGTTATCCGTCGTGTAAAACCTCAGCAAAAATACACTTACCCTTgtagcaaaatatgaaaaccaaagaaataaataaaaacagaaaggtgTAGTGTTCCAGGTATTTGTCCTTCTTCCAATTTTCCGATCTGGAGCCAGTCTTCGCCTTTCATTGCGGCACTTCGACTTTGTGGAACCAACAAGAAGTAAAACTcatcatctttttaaaataggCTCATAGTTCGTACTTTCTACCCGGACGACCAgaactttaattaaaatggctgaaaaaatccagaaatgcgAGTCTTGAGGTCTGGAAGTACGTCTTGTTTTCTTGGTCGATCTTTTTGTAATCGGGTTTCATTTTTTGGAGTTTGAATATAAAACTTtagggtttttaaaaatttttttaacattttttatatgaTCATACATAAAAAGAACCAAAGCTGTTTACAACCAGTAACTGTTTTTCCCGTATGCttgctttagttttattttattttgtgaccaTCTGGTTTTGGAGAACCAAAACTTTAAGCGAAAGACAAACATGCcactttttttgctttcttcagCCTAAATCTGGCttatgataaaaatatttactgtatttcaGAATCCTCCCCAGTCCTGCTTATCTGTGGAGCTCAGGGATGTTTGCTTGGCCTCACACTTGATAAGCTGTTGGTCACTAAATCAGCGGATTGCTCCTCCAGTGGGCA encodes:
- the hexd gene encoding hexosaminidase D; its protein translation is MNPPWPKGKKLVHLDLKGAPPRVEYLHRLIELFSRLGVDGLLVEYEDMFPYEGELQLLQATAQPAYSREQVLSIQESAKARGMEVIPLVQTFGHMEFVLKHRPLWPLREVPHCVGTLNPHKEEGVKLVMEMLRQVVELHPHLRTVHIGADEVYTLGEGEDSKLWLASTGRSVEHLFLRHVTKIAKAIKEAWPDMNIIMWDDMMRDMSHDTLKASGLVGLVQPMLWDYTPNLDVDKTVSLLEKYHGAGMSDLWAASSFKGSTSVHTCVTCTQRHVDNHLQWLKVAASLSAAINMRGIAITGWQRYDHLSVLCELLPVALPSLASCLQTLNHGEFSTEAHRNVTEMLGVSSVEMEAMERTSTGESLFPGRRLAELIVEINSLLNSEDLRFFESNMFVRGWFSPYHRQRKMVNPLNSMHIHNQASLYLDTLQKMVEAVRKEMVNFYPDSTADEWIEEHASPVAAPLQRIIDAIQACVQEMVP